The proteins below come from a single Aptenodytes patagonicus chromosome 2, bAptPat1.pri.cur, whole genome shotgun sequence genomic window:
- the DAZL gene encoding deleted in azoospermia-like, with amino-acid sequence MAPCHTAGLFTLCAWPDRALLRLPPQAEARRAAPVGSVCLQFAFRSANVEAQCAGVLEDNTRLSTTSQGYVLPEGKIMPNTVFVGGIDIRMNEAEIRSFFERYGTVKEVKIITDRTGVSKGYGFVSFLDNVDVQKIVESQINFHGKKLKLGPAIRKQQNLCSYVHPRPLVFNPPAPQFHSVWGNQNTETYMQPPAVMSPVTQYVQTYPYSSPALLIQQQVPVGYQPAYNYQVQPQWLAGEQRNYVMPPVYTSVSYHCTEDPEFIQTECAVPEPTQSSTNSPQKKSVDRSIQTVVSCLFNPENRLRNTFVSQEDYFKERKAHHFRKGRAVLKSV; translated from the exons ATGGCGCCGTGCCACACCGCCGGGCTCTTTACGCTCTGCGCATGGCCTGACCGGGCGCTTCTCCGCCTGCCCCCGCAGGCCGAGGCCAGGCGGGCAGCGCCGGTCGGCTCCGTCTGCCTCCAGTTTGCCTTTAGG tctGCAAATGTGGAGGCCCAGTGTGCAGGTGTCTTGGAGGATAATACCCGTTTGTCAACAACCAGTCAAGGATATGTTTTACCAGAAGGAAAAATCATGCCAAACACAGTCTTTGTTGGTGGAATTGATATAAGG atGAATGAAGCAGAAATTCGGAGTTTCTTTGAACGATACGGTACTGTGAAAGAGGTGAAAATAATCACTGACAGAACTGGTGTTTCCAAAGG gtATGGATTTGTATCTTTCCTGGACAACGTGGATGTTCAAAAAATAGTAGAA TCACAAATCAACTTCCATGGCAAAAAGCTGAAACTGGGGCCAGCGATTAGAAAGCAACAAAACTTGT GTTCTTATGTGCATCCCAGACCGTTAGTCTTCAATCCTCCTGCACCACAGTTCCATAGTGTATGGGGTAATCAAAATACAGAGACATACATGCAGCCTCCAGCTGTAATGAGCCCAGTAACACAGTATGTTCAG ACATATCCATACAGTTCGCCAGCTTTATTGATACAGCAGCAAGTTCCTGTAGGATATCAGCCAGCCTACAACTACCAG GTTCAACCACAATGGCTTGCTGGGGAGCAAAGAAATTATGTTATGCCTCCG GTTTATACTTCAGTAAGCTATCACTGCACTGAGGATCCAGAATTTATACAGACAGAATGTGCTGTTCCAGAGCCCACGCAGTCGTCTACTAACAGTCCACAAAAG AAGTCTGTGGACAGGAGCATACAAACAGTAGTATCCTGTCTGTTTAATCCTGAGAACCGTCTGAGGAACACCTTTGTATCACAGGAAGACTACTTTAAG GAGAGGAAGGCGCATCACttcagaaaaggaagagcagtACTCAAAAGTGTTTGA